The Rhopalosiphum maidis isolate BTI-1 chromosome 2, ASM367621v3, whole genome shotgun sequence genome segment atacactATTGAGACATTGGGTAGTGATGATCGATGAAAAAGTGGGGGGGGGTTAAGTACCTCGATTATATTTAGCCTGGAAatgtttttgtgttttatgtaatatattttttttaatcattattgatTAGTTATTTTGAGTTTTGATGATTGATGGTTTTATAACTAGACTAGTTAAACtagtgataaattataagtaataagtaagaTGGTAAGAGGCAAgacgtattaaattattaacatggcCGTCAACTAAACGCttcataatagttataagtGTCTATCCTCATTCTCCAAAAGTGAAAAACAGTTGTCAAAAAGTATTGATAATGAAGGCATTattggataatatattttgttgaaaagaATAATTGACCTAGTATGGATACcttattattgaacaataattattttgcgatattttgaatacattaatgaaaaatatgatacataatcctacctaaataaattaatctttatttaaataataaatatttattagataaattaatttatattttattatgatttattattttttttaaataatactgtttctgtcaaaatacaataataaaaaaaaaatttaatctaatgaatttatattagtttttgtaGATGATTAGGGCATTATTAGCCTCCTGGCCTTAtccaaacattaaaaatattaagaaatttttgtcTTAGGTAATGATTTCTGACTAGCACAATCGATTCAAATGGAAATTggagatatataatatatatatatatatatatataagactgGGTATTAAcgagttaaaagttaaaatataagttaaaacgttaagttaattaactcgttacatttttttcaaattaacttttaacttaataagttattttttattttagattaacgTGTTAActtcaagttaattttattcaaagtatctaaattaataatttaaaattttagggtttattttagaaaatcagGGTTTTTGATAGCTAATTGGTACTAagatatatcattttaaactttCCTGGTAATTTTCTTgagtataaagaaaaattattgaattaacaaGATTATGTGTCTggaattttttaactttgaaaattagaaaattttaacttaaactaagttacttttttttaaaaagataactttaaacttaacgagttaacgaaaaaaatatgagttacttttaacttaatttaacttgattctttttaaaataacttaacttaacgagttaaaaaaatcgttaactTGCCCAGTcttggatatattataatacaaccttcaaattatattatatgcatcgTTTGATAAccgtttatcataatttatagttaaaaatgaatgtattttgtatcattgtagttcatgtatattatgaagtataataaaGAACAAATATCTAAAGATCATTTTTgtcgttgtttttatttttttttaaatttggatttataTCTAGATCTAGAGGAGTAAAATgcatgtaatatgtaaaatgcCACGGTAAGacggtaaaaaattatataatatgtataaaaatatatgaaaattcaCGATAAAGATACCACAAGtggtaaataaaaagaaatgtcAAGAGTGAATGCATGATGAACACTTAattgtaaatcaaaatatgtaaaaatagatACTAGATGGAGGGGGTGGCCAGTTATCACAcaatacaaattcaaaaatgtagatATGTTTTAGCGAGATCAATCAATCTTTGAGATCAATGATCAATGTATTAGTGATGTAGACTTATAACAGTTACATAACTGCACAGATTGCAGTCAGTAGATACATTGTAATGATGATTTACCtatgatgaaaatatttctgtaggcgatatttaatagttaattttattaacagaaTATCAAATCTGTTTCAGTCGAGTTAGCtacggtataataaatacgagtTTGGCCAATTTATTACATGTCTTACGTCTTGTAATTTGGGCACATTCGTCTACgagtactataatatgtagccAGAGCAGTCATATGGGGTGGTCACGGAAAAGAACGTACTCTGATGCTGTTTCGGCCGTCACCGACCCTTCGATGATCGTCCGCCTCCGCAACCCGGTGTCTTCTCACGCGGACGTCATTGTCGGACGCGAAACGATGAGGTCGGtggtaaataaaaagataGGTAACAAAAATAACGATGACGATATACTGAAACGGTGAAGACTGTTAGACGTTGGTGTCTCGGCGTAAAGGCGACTTCACGATAGTCAAAATAATGCGCTCGAAGCAAAAACTGTGCGCGGCTGCCGTACCGGGCCAGTATCAGACTCGGTGTAAACGTCTACCGAACCGCCCGGACGAGTAGAAAACATAATACCGTATTGCGCGTTGAAGTGTGTGCGCGAGTGGAGGAAAATTTCGGAAATTTTTTCGTCAGACGTCggcgtacaatattattattattattattattattaaaataaaaacatcaacTATTGTCTGCGAAAATCTCAGTTAACTGATAAGCTAAGTGGATGACGGAACTTACTGTTACAGTGGTATATATTGTTGGTCGTCGTCGTAGTTGTCATCATTATCAAAAGCGATTGTACTTTTACAGTGCGTGCACCGGTGCGGTCCGATTTCACTCTGCTcgcatttattttcataagtcGTTGTCGTCATTCATTATCACATACGATAGTACGGTACTTGCGTGTGCGCTCGGCAGCCTGGACTTCTGTGCGCAATCTAATATATACactagttttttcttttttttgtacttatttatgttttaatgttttccaAATCCGCAAATTACTAGCTCTTTCCAGACGCTGTAAATCTCGCGTCGTCCGTTCTGAACACTCTTTGTCGATTTCGATCGTTACCGTAGCCGTAGCTCCTTCGACCGTTTGTATCTACAGCCGTGTCGAGTTCGCGCGACGCGTCCGCTAGCAGTCCTCGGACAACCACACGGTAAGTGTCTTGTTCAGCAGCGGTGTCCGACGCTCCTGATCGACGGAGTTTTTGAAACGGACGTTTTGGTGGTGTGTTATAGGGAACAGCAGGCGATGAACAAGGACACGAACAGGCGGATATTGGCGATACAGGCGAAAAAGAAACGGCGTAAATTACCCAAGAAGCCACACGAAGACCGTAAGACTGTTTTGCCCTCTGCACCAAATAACAAAGGCTCAGACAAGGCCAAGGCCCATGTGAATCAGAGGGACAGGGACAGCGATTCTTCATCAAATGAGTCTGATGAGGGCACAGATGAGATGTACGCATCTGACGAGGAAGAACAAGAAGAGTCTAGTGACTATTGCAAAGGTGGTTATCACCCCGTCCAAATAGGAGATGTATTTCAAAACAGGTGAGATGGAAATCCGAGATTCTTACTTCATAAATCCAATGGCACTACTAGTCCAAATTCTCGGGATAATGTGGTTATACTGCTATAGTTCttgtaaaaaaactattgtaaacaatattactaaaaGATGCATGTTTTTtacctagaaaaaaaatttccagcaattatttataaccattAACTAGGGATGAGGGTAGGGATAGGGTAGAGCTGAGCTTTCATAACTTCACCCATAATTGCTTAGCCTTCATAGGAgatgtatacttttattatcgCTTTTATGTATAGTTGTGTCAATACctaaattgttgttataagtaaaaaaagcaTATGAaagattacaattataatttgtatgtacactttttataatatgaaaactactgttaattaattattgattgataaaaagtaatgatattttttattatgcatgATATACTTTGATATCTTAGAGCAGATAACGATTAATAATTAGCCTCTTACAAATtggaatattgttttaaaatagtccctctatattattataaattaaagcaatggtatcataataataataatgataagtataataaattagttaaaaaaataagccaCTCTctgaagaaaattaatttaaaaaaaattatttttaattcttaaaatcatttatcttgatgtatataactataagatttaaataagtaatatttattattatttttacttactgTCTTTTTACAGATATCATGTGTTAAGAAAACTTGGATGGGGCCATTTTTCAACTGTTTGGCTATGTTGGGATTTTACTGACAAGCGTTATGTTGCGCTTAAAGTAGTTAAAAGTGCATCTCATTTTACTGAAACTGCTTTAGATGaaataaaacttttgaaaaGTGTTCGTGATTCTGATACTAGTGATAAAAAACGAGAGCGAGTAGTCATGTTattgaatgattttaaaattagtggtGTTAATGGTAATCACATATGTATGGTATTTGAAGTACTTGGTCATAATTTGTTAAAGTTGATTATTAAAAGTGATTACTCAGGTATACcaatacaaaatgttaagAGTATTATACAACAGGTACTTGAGGGATTagattatttacatacaaaatgtaatataatacatactgaCATTAAACCGGagaatgtattaatatgtgtcgatgaaaagtatataaaaaatttggctaAAGAGGCAGCTGAAATTCATCAAACTGGACAAAAATTACCTGTATCATTTAGTAGTACTGCACCAAAAAGTAATCTCAATAAACCTAATTTGACAAAAAatcagaagaaaaaaatgaagaagaAAGTTAAACGACAATCTGAACTTCTCAAAGTACATATGCAACAATTAGAAGAATTAGAGTCCAAACAAATTGAAGAATGTAgtggtgaaaataataaaggcATGTATTCTtagagtatatataatatttttaattataattagtaatcattaccttatgataaatttggtttaaaatgtttagattatttgattaaaattaaagaatggaatgtattatatgattaaaatttcataGCATGAtactttaatgttaaaaattaacttaattgtttattatactcatattcaatattttgtgttcatatttgaataataatttttttaatttttttttttaaattaagtttttcattattttaaaaattcagctCAAAATATGTTCACTACACAGTGcacatacttaaaaaaaaagtgtttttgaTGGTTTATTGttgctattaatatttattttatttttgaatgctTTCAGATGATGTCAAAACCACAGAAGAATCAATAACAGTTGATGCAAATGCTAGTGAATCTTTATCTAATGGTTATAGTAGTGACAGTACTAATCCAAATGTGGCAAACTCTCCAACTTATGAATCAAATACAGAAAATGATCATAATTCAGATGAAACTAGTACAATACATGAAAATGGAACTGGGGAATctagtaaaaacaataaacctTTATCAAAAAAACGATCGTTTAGAAGTAAATCTCGTGATGATCCTTCAGAAGATCCAGCATTTAATATATGTGATATCAATGTAAAAGTAGCCGACCTTGGTAATGCATGTTGGATAGATCGCCATTTTACAGAAGATATTCAAACTAGACAGTATCGTTCTTTAGAAGTATTAATAGGAGCCGGATATGGTACATCATCAGATATATGGAGTGTTGCATGTATGGCATTTGAATTGGCAACTGGTGATTATTTGTTTGAACCACATTCGGGCGAAGCTTATTCAAGAGACGAAGATCATATTGCTCATATTATAGAGTTATTGGGTAAGATTCCGAAAAAAGTTATTGATGGAGGAAAGCAATCACCACAGTTTTTCAATAAACGTGGAGATCTGCGCAACATAAGTAGTTTGAAACCATGGTTTTTGTATGATGTACTAAGAGAAAAGTACAAATGGCCTGAATCCGATGCTAAGGCATTCACTGGTTTTCTACTACCAATGTTAGAGTTTGATCAAAATGCTAGAGCTACAGCTGCTCAGTGTTTACAACACGAAtggttaaaatgttgattataCTTCTGCTGTTAACATGTACTTGGTAAGaatggaaatatatttttattttgtagtagaactttatgtttgtattttctaataaagccacaacaaaatatgaattttatatcatgtaaataagtattaaatatatattttttagaataataatacatacaataatattaaaatagtcatTTCAAACGTAATTTATGGAAGATATTATAGCAACATTTGTATGTTTGAATGGTTtgtttgtagtaaaaaaacagattttatatagtatatgtttttaagcaaacaaataattccaataatttattaaacagtcATGTATTAATGAATGTAAATAACTGCAattcatgtttattattttcctttatTCTTGAAACAttgctttaaataaattagtcaaagaattaggttttatattatattttaaatttgcaatAATGAGTGATCACCtgcatcattatttttaacaatgaataatcattttggtttttattccagaattaatttgtttttacctTGAAACTTTTCaatgagtttatttttaaattttgttcctATTCACTCCAATGGTTAACACATTTAGTCAAAATAACATACTTAAGCTACTTAATTACACATCACACAATGAGTTCCCAATTCCtatgtcatttatttttgggaataaagttattttgtgtataaaaatattttatttttatcattatattgtaacacattattatttatagtaatttttttcacaatatcatttataacAATTCTTATGCATTAGCCATTAATTAATGTGCctataaatctttatttactgtccaattttatgatatgtaaCTATTACTGTTAACTGTCAAAATTACGtatcataatttgtaatataataaaaaaaacaccatattcaatgattacaaaatataaaataggtctgtttttgtatattctaactataataattaataataattacctttaatttttattgttataagggtaatttgtataacagaagcctatttattttaagaataaattataattggttaatattttaacatgttcttcaattaattagttattgtatattactttttgtatTTGGAAGTTCATAGTTCTTTCATTCATTGTCAGGCAAATTGCAAAactgtgtgtttattattttaaacctataattaagtttataacaaattataattggttAATGGGTACattaacagtaaataatagtaaattcaGATTATGACTTGCGAGTAGTAATTGTTCAGTATCCATAACAGAATATTGAATTATGGTATTGGTTACAATATCTTTTAAACATCTATTAATCTtcatctatacattttataaattaggcaatatatttattaaaatgattttattcaacttaatttttaaattaatatctttagcacttatcattttttgttCTCCatctaaataattcattttacatCAGTGTTCCTtggagtataataaaattaacctattcctgcataatattttaatctttttaatcctcatttaaatgtttttactaatcaaacaatattttttatctaatataagaACTCAACAATGTTCAATTCTTAAACACagcaatttataacatttttcattctattatcaaaaagtatttggtattttaactttcaaacacatttatagacatttttttaccaGCATAGtatttgatgataaaaataacacataaatttatattttatgaatcacctttatttttaacaattttttcacataatatactatgttttatttttatttttgtaaacaatatgtttttattcctataattagataaacgatacattttaatatactacagTAACTTCTAACAATAGAAGTTAACAttttactcatttttttttgtaagtacATTGAGaaacattgataaataaatataaaaagttaaactatatttatacctaaatcTATAGGGGATAAAGTTACGGAGTGAACTAAGAAGTGCGCAGCAATGTTAGTTCAAACTTCAAACCCAGCCATAGACGGCATTATATTTCTATGGGTTAGAAACTATCTTGGGAAAGAAGCCACCATTCCCACAAACCGGGCATGGTAGAAACTGACAGTTTCCTAAGTAAAATGTTGCCATACAGGCAACCAAACTAGGATTTCAAGGCCTCCTGGTCAATACGtactatatactaataaaaaaacctaaatttGTGCGATCAATTATTCCCAACtccagaataatataaatgttaaacaatGTAATGTTTTGTCTTCTAGTATTTAAGATATGagttaagtatacatttatgtgtacataaaatagtaGTTACCATAGAATTAccgataatacaataaaaacaataaacatatttttaaaactatattttcttaattaataattaggttatgtttaaatataaataagaaataacaaTTGGgagaaatcataaaaaaaaaaatttaatactgatAGTCCAACAAATAGCACTCAGGTAAGGATTTTTAATTGAGTATAGCTCCTGGGTATATTaagctatatattaataaattatataacacttAGAcaagatgtaaaaaaaaaaactaccacTAGAAACAGGGGTGAAGCATGTGACATGATTGGCATCAAAGAAGAATGTAATTCGTATAAACACAGGCAACTAACTACTGAGggtaaaacaaattcaaattaaatttaaaaaaaaatgtttgcaatCACTTATATCTAATGTTGAAAGTTTATGTACAGAtcgaattaatttaactatttttttcatttatatatatatttatgtgagctttttaaatacctaggaATATTACACGTATAACATTGAACAATAACAATGTAATGCATTTGTTTTACCCTTGTTATGTTACGCCATAAttgaaaaacttattatattaatgataaagaagaaaacattttgttgttaataataaaaataataatataaatattatattatttggacggcgaataaaaaaaaaactccttctccatatttttgtattgttaaaataaacgtaatgaagtatttacatttggaatataataaatttaaaactataaaaaaaaaaaaaaaacaaacaaatgttAGTTAGGcactaaaacaaattattattttggttagAATCATTTATTGTGATTACTTCTAaccaatcaataatttaaatttagatatcaAGGAACGTCAAACAGAACATATCAGATCAACAAGCTAATTTTGTAGACACAACAAAGCCTTCATTTTGTATACCCATCCCCTAAACTCATCTCTACAAGATACACAACTCTGAATTAATACATCAAATTAACGCCtccatatttaaaacttacaaaaaaacTAACATCTTTAACAGATtattgcataaataataaataatgtttggcACTTGTCCATAACATTAAGTACGTTCGGGTACCAAGATTCGTTCATcgttctgatttttttttaattaactgatGATTGACCATTGGTTGATGGTATTGATTCTCTAGGTATTGAATTTTTCGGCACTGATGTTGGAAGGTGGTATGGACGTGGATTTGCATAGGTTTAAAGTCAAATGTTGTTTGGTGTGACACAATTCTCCCAAAGTAGGTGAAAGCGGTTCTTTAGGTCTTTTAATATCACTGACTTTGACTACATCATCCATTTTGAATGATAGTATTTTACCCAATGTTTTTAAGTCCATATTATCCATCTCAGCTTTAGCTAATTCTTCGTCCAGAGTAACAGCACTTACAATTGAAACCGGTTCTGGTACATCCTCATTTGATTTGGTtactaaatatacaattgaaaaatcaatgattaggttaggtttacAAATTACAGTAAAAGTATGATTTATTACTGGTCCATACTTATGTTTTTGGGTTTTAGTGGAGTTAAATCAGCTGCATTAGGTTCAAAAGTGTCATCGGTAGAATTGTTTGACTTTTGACCGGGGAAAAATTGACTTTGGTTTATTTCAAATGGTTGATTTGaactacttatataaaaatcatcatCAAAAGTAGCTGtaaagaaaatgtatatttttatactcaaaTTCTTGGtaaatatagtaagtatacaAACTCAAGGTCTTACCTGAAGGAAAAGTGAAGTTTGTTTCTTGTGGAAACGTTTGAATTGGATTACATGCTTCATCATCAATAAACGATGGACTAAGTAAATCGGTTTTTGATGAACCTGCTCCccaatcttaaataaaaaaatgtattattattgttaatttttataagcatacataatatttaaaattatgcacATACCACTAAAGGATGATAAGTCAAAATAATTAGGTGTTCGGTCCCAAATTGGCCCAATATCTAAATCAAACGTCTCACTATCATCACGTGGATACTCGTAGACACAATGATAGTTTTGTTGCTTAAATGATACAGATTTTTTGGCAccctaaacaaaaaa includes the following:
- the LOC113555009 gene encoding SRSF protein kinase 2-like encodes the protein MNKDTNRRILAIQAKKKRRKLPKKPHEDRKTVLPSAPNNKGSDKAKAHVNQRDRDSDSSSNESDEGTDEMYASDEEEQEESSDYCKGGYHPVQIGDVFQNRYHVLRKLGWGHFSTVWLCWDFTDKRYVALKVVKSASHFTETALDEIKLLKSVRDSDTSDKKRERVVMLLNDFKISGVNGNHICMVFEVLGHNLLKLIIKSDYSGIPIQNVKSIIQQVLEGLDYLHTKCNIIHTDIKPENVLICVDEKYIKNLAKEAAEIHQTGQKLPVSFSSTAPKSNLNKPNLTKNQKKKMKKKVKRQSELLKVHMQQLEELESKQIEECSGENNKDDVKTTEESITVDANASESLSNGYSSDSTNPNVANSPTYESNTENDHNSDETSTIHENGTGESSKNNKPLSKKRSFRSKSRDDPSEDPAFNICDINVKVADLGNACWIDRHFTEDIQTRQYRSLEVLIGAGYGTSSDIWSVACMAFELATGDYLFEPHSGEAYSRDEDHIAHIIELLGKIPKKVIDGGKQSPQFFNKRGDLRNISSLKPWFLYDVLREKYKWPESDAKAFTGFLLPMLEFDQNARATAAQCLQHEWLKC